One Streptomyces sp. ML-6 genomic region harbors:
- a CDS encoding hydroxyacid dehydrogenase, which yields MWQELERAAELTVLDHHTDRAAVTAALPGARALITSWGTPRLSEELLDAADRLELVAHTGSAVAPYVTEEVFRRGILVTQAGDAMARPVAEVALAFTLTLLHRIHRFDHALHNGADWNEAGQAPPRHEIHGSPIGVIGASRTGRAYIALARALGARVGVSDPYLSEADARELGVERVPLDELLRGSRIVAVHAPATAETRRMLGARELALMPDGAGLVNTARSWLVDEDALLTELATGRLDAAIDVFDTEPLPTDHPFRSLPNALLTPHQAAGTTECRQQLGASAVEEVLRFLRGDPPLHFVGPEALARVL from the coding sequence GTGTGGCAGGAGCTGGAACGGGCCGCGGAGCTGACCGTCCTCGACCACCACACCGACCGGGCGGCGGTGACGGCGGCGCTGCCCGGCGCCCGAGCCCTGATCACCTCCTGGGGAACACCCCGCCTCAGCGAGGAACTCCTCGACGCCGCCGACCGGCTGGAACTGGTCGCCCACACCGGCTCGGCGGTCGCCCCGTACGTCACCGAGGAAGTCTTCCGGCGCGGCATCCTCGTCACCCAGGCCGGCGACGCGATGGCCCGCCCGGTCGCCGAAGTCGCCCTCGCCTTCACCCTCACCCTGCTCCACCGCATCCACCGCTTCGACCACGCCCTGCACAACGGAGCCGACTGGAACGAAGCCGGCCAGGCCCCGCCACGCCACGAGATCCACGGCAGCCCCATCGGGGTCATCGGCGCCTCCCGCACCGGGCGCGCGTACATCGCCCTGGCGAGGGCACTGGGGGCACGGGTGGGCGTGAGCGACCCGTACCTCTCCGAGGCGGACGCGCGGGAGCTCGGCGTGGAGCGCGTACCGCTCGACGAACTGCTGCGTGGCAGCCGGATCGTCGCCGTGCACGCCCCGGCCACCGCCGAGACCCGGCGCATGCTGGGCGCGCGCGAACTGGCGCTGATGCCCGACGGCGCCGGTCTGGTCAACACCGCCCGTTCCTGGCTCGTCGACGAGGACGCACTGCTCACCGAGCTGGCCACGGGCCGGCTGGACGCGGCGATCGACGTCTTCGACACCGAACCACTGCCAACGGACCACCCGTTCCGCTCCCTGCCGAACGCACTGCTCACCCCGCACCAGGCGGCGGGCACCACCGAATGCCGGCAGCAGCTCGGCGCAAGCGCCGTCGAGGAGGTGCTGCGGTTCCTGCGTGGTGATCCACCCTTGCACTTCGTGGGGCCGGAGGCACTGGCTCGCGTCCTTTGA
- a CDS encoding dihydrodipicolinate synthase family protein, with amino-acid sequence MSGTPSGAPSVSSGALDVLARGAVIPAHPLALHDDGSFDERRQRALTRYYLASGAGGVAVAVHTTQFEIREPEVGLFRPVLELAAETIDTEAGRPFIKIAGACGYTAQAVAEAETAAELGYDAVLLSPAVPGADEKGLLDRARAVGEVLPVIGFYLQEAVGGRYLSPHFWSSFTDLPNTAAVKIAPFDRYRTADVIRAVTAADRADQVALYTGNDDDIIGDLLTPYGTTPDGPRWFAGGLLGQWAVWTSSAVTLLDDIRHARTGNHDAMVRCLARRPELTDANSAVFDVRGAFRGCIAGVHEVLRRQGLLANTRCLDPKEVLSPGQAEEITRVATAYPWLTDDAFVTEHLDAWLS; translated from the coding sequence CTGTCCGGAACCCCCTCCGGCGCCCCTTCCGTCTCTTCCGGTGCCCTGGACGTGCTCGCCCGCGGTGCGGTGATCCCCGCGCACCCGCTCGCCCTGCACGACGACGGCTCCTTCGACGAGCGCCGCCAGCGCGCACTGACCCGCTACTACCTCGCCTCGGGCGCGGGCGGCGTCGCCGTCGCCGTGCACACCACCCAGTTCGAGATCCGCGAACCGGAAGTCGGCCTCTTCCGGCCGGTCCTGGAACTGGCGGCCGAGACCATCGACACCGAGGCCGGCCGCCCCTTCATCAAGATCGCCGGGGCCTGCGGCTACACCGCCCAGGCCGTCGCCGAGGCCGAGACCGCAGCCGAACTCGGCTACGACGCCGTGCTGCTGAGCCCCGCCGTGCCCGGCGCGGACGAGAAGGGCCTGCTGGACCGGGCCCGCGCCGTCGGCGAAGTGCTGCCGGTGATCGGCTTCTACCTCCAGGAAGCCGTCGGCGGCCGCTACCTCTCGCCGCACTTCTGGTCCTCGTTCACCGACCTCCCCAACACCGCCGCCGTCAAGATCGCCCCCTTCGACCGCTACCGCACCGCCGACGTCATCCGCGCCGTGACCGCCGCCGACCGCGCCGACCAGGTGGCCCTGTACACCGGCAACGACGACGACATCATCGGCGACCTCCTCACCCCCTACGGCACCACACCCGACGGACCCCGCTGGTTCGCCGGCGGCCTCCTCGGCCAGTGGGCCGTATGGACCAGCTCCGCCGTCACCCTCCTCGACGACATCCGCCACGCACGCACCGGAAACCACGACGCCATGGTGCGCTGCCTGGCCCGCCGCCCCGAACTCACCGACGCCAACAGCGCCGTCTTCGACGTACGCGGCGCATTCCGCGGCTGCATCGCCGGCGTCCACGAAGTACTGCGCCGCCAGGGCCTGCTGGCGAACACCCGCTGCCTCGATCCGAAGGAGGTCCTGTCTCCCGGACAGGCCGAGGAGATCACCCGGGTCGCCACGGCCTACCCCTGGCTCACCGACGACGCCTTCGTCACGGAGCACCTCGATGCCTGGCTCTCCTGA
- a CDS encoding NAD-dependent epimerase/dehydratase family protein: protein MFTDEAALEERLATPTPALTADLGRLEGDLLILGAGGKMGPSLCRLARRALDAAGRPDVTVYAVSRWSDKSAADELEAAGISTVAFDLMDPAADLAELPDAGNVVFMVGAKFGSAGAPSHAWAVNAALPDRVARRWPTARIAAFSTGNVYPLVPVSSGGCTESDPVGPVGEYAMSCLGRERIFDHAALTRGTRVANIRLNYAVDLRYGVLADIAHRVHTGQSVDVTTGHANVVWQGYANEVALRTLLHATDGEAFTLNLTGPETAPVRRLAHWFGEEFGKEPVVAGEEAPTALLSDASRCHALFGYPDVSLRTLVEWQADWLRRGLPLSGKPTKFQVRDGRF from the coding sequence ATGTTCACCGATGAGGCCGCGCTCGAAGAGCGGCTCGCCACCCCCACCCCCGCCCTGACCGCCGACCTCGGCCGCCTGGAGGGCGACCTGCTCATCCTCGGCGCCGGCGGCAAGATGGGCCCCAGCCTGTGCCGGCTGGCCCGCCGGGCGCTGGACGCCGCCGGCCGCCCCGATGTGACCGTGTACGCGGTCTCCCGCTGGTCCGACAAGTCCGCCGCCGACGAACTGGAGGCCGCCGGCATCTCCACCGTCGCCTTCGACCTCATGGACCCGGCCGCCGACCTGGCCGAGCTGCCGGACGCCGGGAACGTCGTCTTCATGGTCGGCGCCAAATTCGGCTCCGCCGGGGCCCCTTCACACGCCTGGGCGGTGAACGCCGCCCTGCCCGACCGGGTGGCGCGCCGCTGGCCCACGGCGCGGATCGCCGCGTTCTCCACCGGCAACGTGTACCCGCTGGTGCCGGTCTCCTCCGGCGGCTGCACCGAGAGCGACCCCGTCGGCCCGGTCGGCGAGTACGCCATGTCCTGCCTGGGCCGCGAACGCATCTTCGACCACGCGGCCCTCACCCGCGGCACCAGGGTCGCCAACATCCGCCTCAACTACGCCGTCGACCTGCGCTACGGCGTCCTCGCCGACATCGCCCACCGCGTCCACACCGGCCAGAGCGTCGACGTGACGACCGGTCACGCCAACGTGGTCTGGCAGGGATACGCCAACGAAGTCGCCCTGCGCACCCTGCTGCACGCCACCGACGGCGAGGCCTTCACCCTCAACCTCACCGGCCCCGAAACCGCCCCGGTGCGCCGCCTCGCCCACTGGTTCGGCGAGGAATTCGGCAAGGAGCCGGTCGTCGCCGGCGAGGAAGCGCCCACCGCGCTGCTCTCCGACGCCAGCCGCTGCCACGCCCTGTTCGGCTACCCGGACGTCTCCCTGCGCACCCTCGTCGAATGGCAGGCCGACTGGCTGCGCCGCGGGCTGCCGCTGTCCGGCAAGCCCACCAAGTTCCAGGTCCGCGACGGAAGGTTCTGA
- a CDS encoding carbohydrate ABC transporter permease: MRPTRAGRIGRAVLLGVAALVTVFPFYAMVVLSLKPSAAVEFPGSLLPWPLAGEAYDTVMNAQDVPRWLVNTLVYSVVSVVGVLLLASLAGYAFAKKRFPGREAMFWSFLSMVMVPYHVTMIPTFAMIAKLGGVDTYWGLIVPTLANAQAVFLMRQFIQGLPDELFEAARLDGCSEWQVFHRIVLPLLKPILATLGVFVFLWHWNDFLWPLVIGQSTDMRTLTVGIASLQQQNVPLNVVLSGSVIAFVPIFAAYLVGQRYFTEGVTASGIKG, encoded by the coding sequence GGTGTGGCGGCGCTCGTGACGGTTTTCCCGTTCTACGCGATGGTCGTGCTGTCGCTGAAGCCGTCCGCGGCGGTCGAGTTCCCCGGCAGTCTGCTGCCGTGGCCGCTGGCCGGCGAGGCCTACGACACCGTCATGAACGCCCAGGACGTGCCGCGCTGGCTGGTCAACACGCTGGTCTACTCGGTCGTCTCGGTGGTCGGGGTGCTGCTGCTGGCCTCGCTGGCCGGGTACGCCTTCGCCAAGAAGCGCTTCCCGGGCCGGGAGGCGATGTTCTGGTCGTTCCTGTCGATGGTGATGGTCCCGTACCACGTCACGATGATCCCGACGTTCGCGATGATCGCGAAGCTGGGCGGCGTGGACACCTACTGGGGCCTGATCGTGCCGACCCTGGCCAACGCCCAGGCGGTCTTCCTGATGCGGCAGTTCATCCAGGGCCTGCCCGACGAACTGTTCGAGGCGGCCCGCCTCGACGGCTGCAGCGAATGGCAGGTCTTCCACCGCATCGTGCTGCCCCTGCTGAAGCCGATCCTGGCCACCCTGGGCGTCTTCGTCTTCCTGTGGCACTGGAACGACTTCCTGTGGCCGCTGGTCATCGGCCAGTCCACCGACATGCGCACCCTCACCGTCGGCATCGCCTCGCTCCAGCAGCAGAACGTGCCCCTCAACGTGGTGCTCTCCGGCTCCGTCATCGCGTTCGTGCCCATCTTCGCCGCCTACCTGGTGGGCCAGCGCTACTTCACCGAGGGCGTCACCGCGTCCGGAATCAAGGGATAA